The Shewanella sp. MTB7 genome includes a window with the following:
- the iscA gene encoding iron-sulfur cluster assembly protein IscA, with the protein MAISMTPAAAERVKSFLDNRGKGIGLRLGLKTSGCSGMAYIIEFVDDLNADDEVYEIGDVKIIIDAKSFIYLQGIELDFVKEGLNEGFQFNNPNAKGECGCGESFTV; encoded by the coding sequence ATGGCTATTTCAATGACTCCAGCAGCTGCCGAACGTGTTAAAAGTTTTCTGGACAATCGCGGTAAGGGAATTGGTCTACGATTAGGGCTTAAAACATCAGGATGTTCAGGGATGGCATACATTATTGAATTTGTTGATGATTTAAACGCTGATGATGAAGTCTATGAGATCGGTGATGTCAAAATCATTATTGATGCAAAAAGTTTTATCTACCTTCAAGGTATCGAGTTAGACTTCGTCAAAGAGGGACTCAATGAAGGTTTCCAGTTTAACAACCCTAATGCTAAAGGGGAGTGTGGTTGTGGTGAAAGCTTCACAGTCTAA
- the iscU gene encoding Fe-S cluster assembly scaffold IscU produces MAYSEKVLDHYENPRNVGSFDKNDPSVVTGMVGAPACGDVMKLQLKIGADGIIEDAKFKTYGCGSAIASSSLVTEWVKGKTIEEAGAIKNTDIAEELALPPVKIHCSILAEDAIKAAIDDYKSKQNK; encoded by the coding sequence ATGGCTTACAGCGAAAAAGTACTCGATCATTATGAAAACCCACGTAATGTAGGGTCTTTCGACAAAAATGATCCATCGGTTGTTACCGGTATGGTTGGCGCGCCAGCTTGTGGTGACGTAATGAAACTTCAACTTAAAATTGGTGCTGATGGCATAATTGAAGATGCTAAGTTCAAAACTTATGGTTGCGGCAGTGCGATTGCTTCGAGCTCACTTGTGACTGAGTGGGTTAAAGGTAAGACAATTGAAGAAGCGGGTGCAATCAAAAATACTGATATTGCTGAAGAGCTTGCTCTACCTCCAGTGAAAATTCACTGCTCAATTTTAGCCGAAGATGCAATTAAAGCGGCAATTGATGATTATAAATCAAAGCAAAATAAGTAA
- a CDS encoding IscS subfamily cysteine desulfurase — MKLPIYLDYAATTPVDPRVAEKMMQCMTMDGIFGNPASRSHRYGWQAEEAVDIARNQVADLINADPREIVFTSGATESDNLAIKGVAHFYQKKGKHIITSKTEHKAVLDTCRQLEREGFEVTYLAPEANGIISLATIEAAMREDTILVSIMHVNNEIGVIHDIDAIGELCRSKKIILHVDAAQSAGKLPIDVQTTKVDLISISAHKMYGPKGIGALYVRRKPRIRLEATMHGGGHERGMRSGTLATHQIVGMGEAAAIAKADMASDNARIAGLRDRLWNGVKGIEETYINGDADQRYCGNLNVSFNFVEGESLMMALKDLAVSSGSACTSASLEPSYVLRALGLNDEMAHSSIRFSIGRFTTEEEIDHAIETINKSIDGLREMSPLWEMFKDGIDLEQVQWAHH, encoded by the coding sequence ATGAAGCTTCCTATCTATTTAGATTATGCTGCGACTACGCCGGTTGATCCCCGTGTTGCAGAAAAAATGATGCAGTGCATGACGATGGACGGCATCTTTGGTAACCCAGCATCACGTTCTCATCGTTATGGCTGGCAGGCTGAAGAAGCGGTTGATATTGCCCGTAACCAAGTTGCGGATCTCATTAATGCAGACCCGCGCGAAATCGTGTTTACATCCGGTGCAACTGAGTCAGATAACTTAGCGATTAAAGGTGTTGCTCACTTCTACCAGAAGAAAGGGAAGCACATCATTACCAGTAAGACAGAACATAAGGCTGTACTTGACACCTGTCGTCAGCTTGAGCGGGAAGGTTTTGAAGTGACTTACCTTGCTCCTGAAGCAAACGGAATTATCTCGTTAGCAACAATAGAAGCTGCAATGCGTGAAGATACTATTCTTGTCAGTATTATGCATGTAAACAATGAGATTGGTGTTATTCATGACATCGATGCTATTGGTGAATTATGCCGTAGTAAGAAAATTATTTTACATGTAGATGCTGCACAGAGTGCAGGTAAGTTACCTATTGATGTTCAGACGACTAAAGTTGATCTTATTTCTATTTCGGCCCATAAAATGTACGGGCCAAAAGGTATTGGTGCATTGTATGTTCGTCGTAAGCCGCGTATTCGTTTAGAGGCAACTATGCATGGTGGCGGACATGAGCGTGGTATGCGCAGTGGCACATTAGCAACTCATCAGATTGTAGGTATGGGTGAAGCCGCTGCTATCGCTAAAGCGGATATGGCGTCTGATAATGCACGTATCGCTGGGTTACGCGATCGTTTGTGGAATGGCGTTAAAGGTATCGAAGAAACTTATATTAACGGTGATGCTGATCAACGTTACTGTGGCAACTTAAATGTCAGCTTCAACTTTGTTGAAGGTGAGTCATTAATGATGGCACTTAAAGATTTAGCTGTTTCATCAGGCTCAGCCTGTACTTCTGCAAGTTTAGAGCCTAGCTATGTACTTCGTGCGCTTGGCTTAAATGATGAGATGGCACACAGTTCAATTCGATTTTCTATTGGTCGCTTCACGACCGAAGAAGAGATTGATCACGCAATTGAAACAATTAATAAATCTATTGATGGTTTACGGGAGATGTCTCCACTTTGGGAGATGTTTAAAGATGGAATCGATCTTGAACAGGTTCAATGGGCTCACCATTAA
- the iscR gene encoding Fe-S cluster assembly transcriptional regulator IscR — MKLTSKGRYAVTAMLDVAMHSTSGPVPLADISERQGISLSYLEQLFAKLRKQGLVSSVRGPGGGYRLGADAGEISVGMVVRAVDESVDATRCQGQGNCQNGTRCLTHSLWGDLSKQISDFLNGISLAGLMTKRDVQFISIKQDEIQQEQRVTL; from the coding sequence ATGAAACTTACATCAAAAGGTCGGTATGCCGTTACAGCCATGTTAGATGTTGCTATGCATTCAACTTCTGGTCCGGTTCCGTTGGCCGATATTTCCGAGCGTCAAGGAATTTCACTTTCTTACCTCGAACAACTTTTCGCAAAACTCAGAAAGCAAGGATTGGTTTCTAGTGTCAGGGGACCTGGCGGTGGTTACCGTTTGGGCGCTGATGCCGGTGAGATATCTGTAGGAATGGTGGTGCGCGCTGTGGATGAATCTGTGGATGCAACACGCTGTCAAGGGCAAGGGAATTGTCAAAATGGTACACGTTGTCTTACTCATTCGCTTTGGGGTGACCTGAGCAAACAGATTTCAGATTTTTTAAATGGTATTAGTCTTGCGGGTTTAATGACGAAACGAGATGTGCAGTTTATTTCTATAAAACAAGATGAAATACAACAGGAACAAAGAGTAACACTATAA
- the cysE gene encoding serine O-acetyltransferase: MGVIARLKDDIASIYHRDPAAHGRLEVLLNYPGMQAIWIHRVSHKLWLRQWRLTSRCLSTFSRWLTGVEIHPGARIGDRFFIDHGMGVVIGETAEIGDDCTLYHGVTLGGTTWQAGKRHPTLGNNVVIGAGAQILGPITMHDGARVGSNSVVVKDVPKDTTVVGIPARVVSTPSDISKEQSKRRSEMAKKYGFDAYAVSPDNPDPVANAIGQMLDHMHLMDSKVQEVCQAVQTLGGSVCTDKLPELAVDDFSDVEHAAAQKRKKAIDEFDPII; encoded by the coding sequence ATGGGAGTGATAGCTAGGCTTAAAGATGATATCGCCTCGATATATCATCGCGATCCTGCAGCCCACGGTAGATTAGAGGTGTTGTTGAATTATCCGGGGATGCAGGCGATATGGATCCACAGAGTTAGTCATAAACTTTGGTTGCGTCAATGGCGGCTCACCTCTCGTTGTTTATCTACTTTTTCCCGCTGGTTAACTGGGGTTGAGATTCACCCCGGTGCACGTATTGGTGATCGTTTCTTTATCGACCATGGTATGGGGGTTGTCATTGGTGAGACGGCTGAAATCGGAGATGACTGTACTCTCTATCATGGCGTGACATTAGGTGGTACGACTTGGCAAGCAGGTAAACGTCACCCTACGTTAGGCAATAACGTGGTTATTGGCGCTGGGGCTCAAATTCTCGGCCCTATCACTATGCATGATGGTGCTCGGGTTGGGTCTAATTCTGTGGTAGTTAAAGATGTACCAAAGGATACCACGGTTGTCGGGATCCCCGCTCGAGTGGTATCGACACCGAGTGATATCAGCAAAGAACAGTCCAAAAGACGCAGTGAAATGGCAAAGAAATATGGGTTCGATGCTTATGCCGTATCCCCAGATAATCCAGATCCCGTTGCCAATGCGATTGGTCAAATGTTAGATCATATGCATTTGATGGATTCTAAGGTTCAGGAAGTGTGCCAAGCGGTGCAAACTCTCGGTGGCAGTGTTTGCACTGATAAACTGCCGGAGTTAGCCGTGGATGATTTCAGTGATGTTGAACATGCAGCAGCACAGAAAAGAAAGAAAGCGATTGATGAGTTTGATCCCATAATCTGA
- the trmJ gene encoding tRNA (cytosine(32)/uridine(32)-2'-O)-methyltransferase TrmJ encodes MLSNIRVVLVGTSHPGNIGSTARAMKTMGLSTLYLAEPRVEPDGQSIALAAGASDILKHAVTVDSVAEAIADCSLVIATSARSRTLDWPMLEPREAGEKLVSSALTGPVAIVFGRENNGLSNEELQKCNYHVAIPANPEYTSLNLAQAVQIICYEARVAHLAQVQRDFENTKPADYIEPVDEYPFAQERENFFDHLEDTLLKTGFIVKQHPGQVMTKLRRLFSRARLERQEMNILRGMLTSIDKKMTKKDEE; translated from the coding sequence ATGCTCAGCAATATTCGCGTAGTACTCGTTGGTACATCTCATCCTGGGAACATAGGTTCCACAGCCCGTGCAATGAAAACCATGGGACTTTCCACTCTTTATCTCGCGGAACCGCGAGTTGAACCTGATGGTCAATCAATAGCCCTTGCCGCTGGCGCATCGGATATCCTTAAACATGCTGTCACCGTAGACAGTGTTGCTGAAGCAATTGCAGATTGCAGTTTAGTGATAGCAACCAGTGCCAGAAGTCGTACACTAGATTGGCCTATGCTAGAACCAAGAGAAGCCGGTGAGAAGCTCGTTTCTTCAGCGTTAACAGGGCCTGTTGCGATTGTTTTTGGTAGGGAAAATAATGGGTTAAGTAATGAGGAATTACAAAAGTGCAATTATCACGTTGCTATTCCTGCTAACCCAGAATATACCTCTTTGAACTTAGCACAAGCGGTGCAAATTATCTGTTATGAGGCGAGAGTAGCCCATCTCGCTCAGGTTCAGCGAGATTTTGAAAACACAAAGCCTGCGGATTATATTGAACCTGTGGATGAATATCCATTTGCACAAGAGCGTGAGAACTTCTTCGATCATCTTGAAGATACACTGCTAAAAACAGGGTTTATTGTTAAGCAACACCCAGGACAAGTGATGACCAAGTTACGTCGTCTATTTAGTCGGGCAAGGCTTGAAAGACAAGAGATGAATATTTTGCGTGGCATGTTGACTTCAATCGATAAAAAAATGACCAAGAAAGACGAAGAATAG
- the suhB gene encoding inositol-1-monophosphatase — MYPMQTIAVRAARAAGQTIIRAFAELDKVEVTAKGINDYVTNVDKEAEAAIIYQIRKSYPDHTIVGEENGENKGANKDYVWIIDPLDGTNNFVRGIPHFAVSIALQYKGKTEVAVVYDPIRDELFSALRGKGAKYNEFRMRVSKRNELSETIIATGFPFKAKQHTETYMKILSELFTQCADLRRAGSAALDLAYVAAGRVDGFFEIGLKPWDIAAGDLLVREAGGTVTDFTGNHEYMTSGNIIAGSPKVTSAIVKTARPLLSEALKR; from the coding sequence ATGTATCCAATGCAAACTATTGCTGTGCGCGCTGCCCGCGCTGCCGGCCAAACAATTATACGTGCTTTCGCTGAACTCGATAAAGTCGAAGTTACAGCGAAAGGTATCAATGATTACGTGACTAACGTAGACAAAGAAGCTGAAGCAGCTATTATTTATCAGATCCGTAAATCTTATCCTGATCACACCATAGTAGGTGAAGAAAATGGTGAGAACAAAGGCGCAAATAAAGATTACGTTTGGATTATTGACCCTCTGGATGGCACTAACAACTTTGTTAGAGGCATTCCTCACTTTGCAGTTTCTATTGCACTGCAATACAAGGGCAAAACTGAGGTCGCTGTAGTATATGATCCTATCCGCGATGAGCTATTTTCGGCTCTGCGCGGTAAAGGTGCTAAGTACAACGAATTCCGGATGCGCGTATCTAAAAGAAACGAACTTAGCGAAACAATTATTGCGACCGGCTTTCCTTTCAAAGCAAAACAGCACACAGAAACTTACATGAAAATATTGAGTGAACTATTCACACAATGTGCTGATTTACGTCGTGCAGGTTCTGCCGCTCTTGATCTAGCTTATGTAGCTGCAGGTCGTGTTGATGGTTTCTTCGAAATTGGCCTTAAGCCTTGGGATATAGCTGCAGGTGACCTGCTGGTTCGTGAAGCAGGCGGTACCGTTACTGACTTTACTGGAAACCATGAGTACATGACCTCTGGCAACATCATTGCAGGTTCGCCTAAAGTAACCTCTGCAATTGTCAAAACGGCTCGTCCACTGTTGAGTGAAGCACTTAAGCGTTAA
- a CDS encoding phosphate-starvation-inducible protein PsiE, translating to MRSAYQRYSSKSLKAVEHLVLFIIALATIVAIGQEIFHIFEVGRVSLADLLLLFIYLEVLAMVANYIESGKLPVRMPLYIAIVALARYLILDMKGMSDWRIIAIAMATLILASTVIIIRWGQLKLPYPKSED from the coding sequence ATGAGATCAGCATACCAACGATATAGTTCCAAAAGCTTAAAGGCAGTTGAACATCTCGTATTGTTTATCATTGCATTAGCAACCATAGTCGCAATTGGGCAAGAAATATTTCATATTTTTGAGGTTGGCAGGGTTAGTCTTGCAGATCTTCTTCTTCTATTCATCTACTTAGAAGTGTTGGCCATGGTTGCCAACTATATCGAATCAGGAAAGTTACCTGTTCGTATGCCGCTTTATATTGCGATAGTTGCTCTCGCTCGTTATCTTATTTTGGATATGAAAGGAATGAGTGACTGGCGAATCATCGCCATCGCAATGGCCACTTTGATACTCGCATCCACAGTGATTATTATTCGATGGGGGCAGCTCAAGCTTCCATACCCAAAAAGCGAAGATTAA
- a CDS encoding PilZ domain-containing protein codes for MEDIEEKRQSLRIDMESDKVELIWLDENGHEQVAMARCIDLSRRGVLLMYSGNFTLGSLLNITFNPDNEGSKHTVKGQVCRSKDIDDAYHIAIQLIGFN; via the coding sequence ATGGAAGATATTGAAGAGAAGCGTCAATCTTTAAGAATCGATATGGAGTCCGATAAAGTAGAGTTAATCTGGCTCGATGAAAATGGGCACGAACAAGTTGCAATGGCAAGATGTATTGACCTATCTCGACGCGGTGTACTCCTAATGTACAGTGGCAACTTTACTCTAGGTTCATTACTCAATATTACATTTAACCCTGATAATGAAGGAAGTAAACACACAGTCAAAGGCCAAGTCTGTCGTAGCAAAGATATTGACGATGCTTACCACATTGCTATTCAGCTAATTGGTTTCAATTAA
- a CDS encoding AAA family ATPase — translation MIMLVGGEKGGAGKSCLAQNLAVHITQKYQANVLMVDCDPQRTTSDWIQARNEDPELPTINCIQLYGKIRNDLLSQDERFDYVIVDCGGQDNLAMRAAMSVATYVLLPLRPKRRDLKTLPHMEDMLSTCKMVNPKMVACIVMTQCPSLPSQYKRILEAKEVVQSFGLRVLNSVTFSRNIYDDSEEQGASVMEIEPEGKAAIEIVAIADEIFAIEPENCYELN, via the coding sequence ATGATAATGCTCGTGGGTGGTGAAAAGGGTGGAGCAGGAAAAAGCTGCTTAGCTCAGAATCTGGCCGTTCATATTACCCAGAAATATCAGGCAAATGTGCTGATGGTCGATTGTGATCCCCAACGAACAACCTCTGATTGGATCCAAGCCCGTAATGAGGATCCAGAGCTTCCAACCATCAACTGTATTCAACTCTACGGAAAAATTCGTAACGACCTTCTCAGTCAAGATGAAAGGTTTGATTACGTGATTGTTGACTGTGGAGGACAAGATAACCTCGCCATGCGAGCGGCAATGTCTGTCGCGACTTATGTTTTACTTCCCTTAAGACCTAAACGCCGGGATCTCAAAACACTTCCTCATATGGAAGATATGCTCAGTACATGTAAAATGGTTAACCCTAAGATGGTAGCTTGTATCGTCATGACACAATGCCCTTCACTTCCAAGCCAATATAAACGAATTCTTGAGGCCAAAGAGGTTGTACAATCCTTTGGTCTTAGGGTATTGAACTCAGTGACTTTCAGTAGAAATATCTATGACGACAGTGAAGAGCAAGGTGCATCGGTTATGGAGATAGAACCAGAAGGTAAAGCCGCGATAGAGATCGTTGCCATCGCCGATGAAATTTTCGCTATAGAGCCAGAAAACTGCTATGAGCTTAACTGA
- a CDS encoding replication protein RepA, translating into MSLTDLKRRKKKSPQDSISVDDFIENANSYAFGQQSAVSRNRKKLKQAQLNGLDKHSTKIFKHATFSLTEDAIIILDDLATQSEIAKSRLVRILIHYFFDKCDSEKRQIISNGEK; encoded by the coding sequence ATGAGCTTAACTGATCTCAAACGAAGAAAAAAGAAGTCCCCACAGGATTCTATCTCTGTCGATGACTTTATAGAAAATGCCAACAGCTATGCTTTTGGACAACAAAGTGCCGTCAGTCGTAACAGAAAAAAACTTAAACAAGCGCAGTTAAATGGTTTGGATAAACATTCGACAAAAATATTTAAACATGCAACCTTCTCATTGACTGAAGATGCCATTATTATTTTAGACGATTTAGCAACACAATCAGAAATAGCAAAATCTCGTTTGGTACGGATCTTAATTCACTATTTTTTTGATAAATGTGACTCAGAAAAACGCCAGATAATAAGCAATGGTGAGAAGTAA
- a CDS encoding sensor histidine kinase has product MSLILLLTQQMSLYLVIVYLVSKTPLFKFFSEAATRLPHKIFIYLTFSSFCIMATYFGEHTNDALANTRAMGAVLGGLLGGPVTGFLVGLTGGLHRYSMGGFTDLACAISTTLEGLSAGVISLYLRKQGKGELIYAPLLVFLVTFSAELLQMAVILLVAQPFGDAWSLVKQIAIPMLLINSVGAALFMSMVRDQKAMFDKMSSVFSTKALKIAERSVGILSKGFDQRSSAEIARIILEETNVGAVAITDTEKLLAFIGAGADHHIPGTPISSKITQEAIDNNCVMFADGVNVAYACSISSQCKLGSSLVIPLRSETQVIGTIKLYEPKNKLFLNINRTLGEGIGKLLSNQILFGRFEQQQNLLTQAELKLLQAQVNPHFLFNALNTIAAIIKRDPLKARLLIQQLAQFLRINLKRTTGLITLDDELEHIESYLAIEKARFIDRLEVTIHISNELHHYRLPAFTLQPIIENAVKHGTSHMLDKGIIKVTAIIHEDLLLLEVTDNAGLYQLKENSEGLGMNLVHKRIQNQFGSEYGLKVDCEADVYTRVTIQLPYSGAEK; this is encoded by the coding sequence ATGTCATTAATCTTGCTTTTAACACAACAGATGAGCCTATATCTGGTGATAGTGTACCTTGTCAGCAAGACACCACTGTTTAAATTTTTCTCAGAAGCAGCCACTCGGCTTCCCCATAAGATATTTATCTATCTCACCTTTTCAAGCTTTTGTATTATGGCCACCTATTTCGGTGAACACACTAATGATGCATTAGCCAATACTCGAGCTATGGGGGCAGTGCTTGGTGGTTTACTCGGTGGCCCTGTAACGGGATTTCTAGTTGGGCTCACAGGCGGCTTGCATAGATATAGCATGGGAGGTTTTACCGATCTGGCTTGTGCCATCTCAACGACACTTGAGGGATTATCTGCAGGTGTCATCAGCCTCTATCTCAGAAAACAAGGCAAAGGAGAGTTAATTTATGCTCCACTACTGGTTTTTTTAGTCACTTTTTCCGCTGAACTGCTACAAATGGCAGTGATATTACTCGTTGCTCAACCCTTTGGAGATGCCTGGTCTTTAGTTAAACAGATAGCGATACCTATGTTACTGATCAACTCGGTAGGTGCTGCACTTTTTATGAGCATGGTACGGGATCAAAAAGCCATGTTTGATAAGATGTCATCGGTATTTTCAACTAAAGCACTCAAAATTGCAGAACGTAGCGTTGGCATATTATCCAAAGGTTTCGATCAAAGAAGCAGCGCCGAAATTGCTCGAATAATCTTAGAAGAGACCAATGTAGGTGCAGTTGCCATCACCGATACCGAAAAATTATTGGCATTTATTGGTGCAGGCGCCGATCACCATATCCCTGGAACGCCAATATCATCGAAGATAACCCAAGAAGCCATCGATAATAATTGTGTCATGTTCGCCGACGGAGTTAATGTCGCTTATGCCTGTTCCATCTCATCCCAATGTAAATTAGGTTCAAGTTTAGTGATCCCCCTCCGCAGTGAAACTCAAGTCATTGGCACCATCAAGCTCTATGAGCCGAAAAACAAACTTTTCCTGAATATTAATCGCACCTTAGGTGAAGGAATTGGTAAGTTGCTCTCGAATCAAATTCTATTTGGTCGGTTTGAACAACAACAAAATCTACTGACCCAAGCTGAGTTGAAATTACTGCAGGCTCAAGTCAATCCACATTTTTTGTTCAACGCACTCAATACAATAGCTGCAATCATAAAAAGAGATCCACTAAAAGCAAGGCTGTTAATCCAACAACTAGCCCAATTTCTGCGAATCAATTTAAAACGCACTACAGGCTTAATAACACTCGACGATGAGCTGGAACATATAGAGTCTTACTTAGCAATAGAGAAAGCCCGCTTTATCGACAGACTAGAAGTCACAATTCATATATCCAACGAGCTTCATCACTATCGTCTTCCCGCTTTTACATTACAACCCATCATTGAGAATGCGGTCAAGCATGGCACATCTCACATGCTTGATAAGGGAATTATCAAGGTCACAGCTATAATTCATGAAGATCTATTACTGCTAGAGGTAACTGATAATGCGGGCCTTTATCAACTCAAAGAGAACTCTGAAGGCTTGGGAATGAATCTAGTGCATAAACGAATACAGAATCAATTTGGTTCAGAATATGGTCTAAAGGTCGATTGTGAAGCTGATGTTTACACTAGAGTTACTATTCAATTACCTTACTCCGGAGCAGAAAAGTGA
- the btsR gene encoding two-component system response regulator BtsR, giving the protein MITSIIVDDELFAREELVDLLSEHADIEIIGQCSNAIEALQMITKLKPQLVFLDIQMPRITGMELIGMLDPDTMPSIVFVTAFDEFAIKAFDNHAFDYLLKPIDEMRLAQTLTKLRKNISPKPVSILAPAQLTHLPCYTGTKLKVLALSEVEYIFSDLSGIHVATNKELVHTHLTLKVLEEKTSLVRCHRQYLIKPDAVSEIEVQETGAEVTTVSGAKVPVSRRYLKPLKQLFGFQ; this is encoded by the coding sequence GTGATCACATCCATCATCGTTGACGATGAACTTTTCGCCCGTGAAGAGTTAGTAGACCTGCTTAGCGAACATGCCGATATTGAGATCATTGGCCAATGCAGTAATGCCATCGAAGCCCTACAGATGATCACAAAACTCAAACCACAGCTTGTCTTTTTAGATATTCAAATGCCTAGAATCACAGGAATGGAACTCATTGGCATGTTAGATCCTGATACTATGCCCTCTATTGTATTTGTCACAGCGTTTGATGAATTTGCCATCAAAGCTTTCGATAATCATGCTTTTGATTACTTGCTAAAGCCCATAGATGAGATGCGATTAGCACAGACATTAACTAAACTCAGAAAAAATATCAGTCCTAAACCCGTCAGCATACTCGCGCCTGCACAACTTACACATCTCCCCTGCTACACAGGAACAAAGTTAAAAGTATTAGCATTAAGTGAAGTTGAATACATTTTTAGCGATCTCAGTGGTATTCATGTCGCAACCAATAAAGAACTTGTACACACTCACTTAACCCTGAAAGTACTTGAAGAGAAGACATCACTTGTTAGGTGTCACAGACAATATCTGATCAAACCTGATGCAGTATCTGAAATAGAAGTACAGGAGACAGGCGCCGAAGTCACAACAGTATCAGGCGCTAAAGTTCCCGTATCTCGGCGCTACCTTAAACCATTAAAACAACTGTTTGGTTTTCAGTAA
- a CDS encoding carbon starvation CstA family protein, giving the protein MMWFLMCVGLLIGGYFIYGKFVEKVFGINSQRQTPAFTNTDGVDFVPMSKGKVYLIQLLNIAGVGPIFGPILGALYGPAAMLWIVFGCIFAGATHDYFSGMLSVRNGGQSVPHLAGKYLGKGAKHFMNVFAIILLLLVGVVFISAPAGLLGKLTGWDVSIFVGIIFTYYLIATVVPVDKIIGRLYPFFGALLFFMSIGLTIAIVVSSEHTLLPGFEAKDFLTNLNPNDMPLWPALFITIACGAVSGFHATQSPLMARCVENESNGRFVFFGAMIGEGVIALIWCAIALSFFGGVQGLNEGMAGNPANVVYEASTGLLGAVGGFMAILGVIILPITSGDTAFRSARLILAEFFKMPQTALPKRLLLAIPLFIMGAILTQVDFGVIWRYFGVANQTTAVMMLWTASAYLLRHNKLHWICTIPAMFMTTVVISFLLSSQTLGAGLPMTISTVAGLVSTAIITALVMLKTKGKGDEGIIEET; this is encoded by the coding sequence ATGATGTGGTTTTTAATGTGTGTTGGCCTACTTATTGGCGGATACTTTATCTATGGTAAATTTGTTGAAAAAGTATTCGGCATAAATTCTCAACGCCAAACCCCGGCATTTACAAACACCGATGGCGTCGATTTCGTGCCTATGTCTAAGGGTAAAGTCTACCTTATTCAACTATTAAATATCGCAGGTGTTGGCCCAATATTTGGTCCAATTCTTGGTGCTCTTTATGGTCCAGCAGCCATGCTATGGATTGTATTCGGTTGCATCTTTGCCGGAGCGACTCATGATTACTTCTCTGGTATGCTATCGGTTCGCAACGGTGGCCAGTCAGTTCCTCATCTGGCTGGAAAATATTTAGGTAAAGGTGCTAAGCACTTTATGAACGTCTTCGCCATCATTCTGTTGCTGCTTGTTGGCGTAGTATTTATCTCAGCTCCGGCTGGCTTATTAGGTAAGCTGACTGGATGGGATGTCTCAATTTTCGTTGGTATTATTTTCACTTACTATCTTATCGCCACTGTTGTACCAGTCGATAAGATAATAGGAAGACTTTATCCTTTCTTCGGCGCTTTACTCTTTTTCATGTCAATCGGATTAACGATTGCTATCGTAGTATCAAGCGAACACACCTTGCTTCCAGGTTTTGAAGCTAAAGATTTCCTAACAAACTTAAATCCGAATGATATGCCACTGTGGCCAGCGCTGTTTATCACGATTGCCTGTGGTGCTGTATCTGGTTTCCATGCGACTCAATCACCGTTAATGGCTCGTTGTGTTGAAAATGAATCAAATGGTCGCTTTGTTTTCTTTGGTGCCATGATAGGTGAAGGTGTCATTGCTTTGATCTGGTGTGCTATCGCACTTTCTTTCTTCGGCGGCGTACAGGGATTAAATGAAGGTATGGCAGGTAACCCTGCTAACGTAGTGTATGAAGCCTCTACCGGACTTCTTGGTGCCGTTGGCGGATTTATGGCTATCTTAGGTGTGATAATTCTCCCTATTACCTCTGGTGATACCGCTTTCCGCTCAGCTCGTTTGATCTTAGCTGAATTCTTTAAAATGCCGCAAACTGCACTACCAAAACGTTTGTTACTTGCTATCCCACTATTCATTATGGGCGCAATTTTAACCCAAGTAGATTTTGGTGTTATCTGGCGCTACTTTGGTGTTGCCAACCAAACGACGGCAGTGATGATGCTATGGACTGCTTCTGCTTATCTACTGCGCCACAATAAACTCCATTGGATCTGTACGATTCCGGCAATGTTTATGACAACGGTAGTAATTAGCTTTCTACTCAGTTCACAAACTCTCGGTGCAGGCTTACCAATGACAATTTCAACTGTCGCGGGCTTAGTTTCAACTGCCATTATTACCGCCTTAGTTATGCTTAAAACGAAAGGTAAAGGGGATGAAGGAATAATCGAAGAGACATAA